The Syntrophorhabdaceae bacterium genome has a window encoding:
- a CDS encoding rubredoxin produces MKEEEPKTATAPSNKYKCKVCGYVYDPEKGDPDSGIKPGTPFEELPDSWVCPVCNAPKSEFEKE; encoded by the coding sequence ATTAAAGAAGAAGAGCCGAAAACAGCAACTGCACCATCGAACAAATATAAGTGCAAGGTATGCGGGTATGTCTACGACCCGGAAAAAGGCGATCCGGATTCAGGGATAAAGCCCGGCACACCTTTTGAGGAATTACCCGATAGTTGGGTCTGTCCTGTCTGTAACGCACCGAAGAGCGAGTTTGAGAAAGAATAA